A genomic region of Phragmites australis chromosome 2, lpPhrAust1.1, whole genome shotgun sequence contains the following coding sequences:
- the LOC133909443 gene encoding pentatricopeptide repeat-containing protein At3g29230-like, which translates to MPPRLAVAQSSLLYRLRGCRSASHALQCHALLLTSGRLLASPVRLSNLLLLALASVPAPTAHAHADAVFARLPELVARHPFPWNTLIRAHAHASPRKALLYYARMRRGGVTPDAYTFPASLKACGCAPGCRVGLLVHAEAVRRGLGGDLYTANALISFYCRIRDCRSGRKVFDEIGGGVRDLVSWNSMVSGYVACGEMDLAQELFDETPQRDAFSWATMIDGYGKQAGGVDRARELFDQMPCRDLVCWNSMIDGYARHGRMDEARALFEEMPQRNVISWSVVIDGYVRCGEAKEALEYFQSMLRCGVRPDRVAAVGAVTACAQLGAMEQGRWLHSYLEKKKVLFDVVVQTALIDMYMKCGRLDLAMMIFESMAEKSVVTWNVMIVGLGTHGYGLDAVMLFHRMEAEAAPMDDLSVLAVLTACTHAGLVSEGLGIFHRMRKDFGIDPKVEHYGALVDLLGRSGRLDQARHAIETMPMEPTPELWGSLLAACRSHRCVELAELSVERLANLGADDSGVYVLLSNIYADEGMWEDVLKIRKLMSAEGMKKDIGRSVIEVDGEIHEFVNGGSSHLCKDEIYSTLWSLSNTAAST; encoded by the coding sequence ATGCCGCCTCGTCTCGCCGTCGCCCAGTCCAGCCTCCTCTACCGCCTCCGCGGCTGCAGGTCCGCCTCCCACGCGCTCCAGTGCCACgcgctcctcctcacctccggCCGCCTCCTCGCCTCCCCTGTCCGCCTCtccaacctcctcctcctcgccctcgcATCCGTCCCCGCACCCACCGCGCACGCCCACGCCGACGCGGTCTTCGCGCGCCTCCCGGAGCTCGTCGCCCGCCACCCGTTCCCCTGGAACACCCTCATCCGCGCCCACGCCCACGCGAGCCCTCGAAAAGCGCTCCTATACTACGCGCGCATGCGCCGGGGCGGCGTGACGCCCGACGCCTACACCTTCCCCGCCTCCCTCAAGGCCTGCGGCTGCGCTCCCGGCTGTAGGGTCGGGCTCCTGGTGCACGCCGAGGCCGTGAGGAGGGGGCTGGGTGGAGACCTGTACACGGCGAACGCTCTCATCAGCTTCTACTGTAGGATCCGGGACTGCCGTTCGGGGAGGAAGGTGTTCGATGAGATTGGCGGCGGCGTGCGGGACCTCGTCTCGTGGAACTCTATGGTCTCTGGGTACGTCGCGTGCGGGGAGATGGATCTCGCTCAGGAGCTGTTCGATGAAACGCCCCAGAGGGACGCGTTTTCCTGGGCCACCATGATCGATGGGTATGGGAAGCAGGCTGGTGGTGTGGACCGTGCACGCGAGCTATTTGATCAAATGCCGTGTAGGGATTTGGTCTGCTggaactctatgattgatggtTATGCCAGGCATGGAAGGATGGATGAGGCGAGGGCACTATTTGAGGAAATGCCGCAGAGGAACGTGATCTCGTGGAGTGTTGTCATCGATGGGTATGTCAGGTGTGGGGAGGCGAAGGAGGCTTTGGAGTATTTTCAGAGTATGCTAAGGTGTGGAGTAAGGCCTGATAGAGTCGCTGCAGTTGGGGCAGTCACGGCTTGTGCTCAATTAGGCGCTATGGAGCAAGGCAGATGGCTGCACTCTtacttggagaagaagaaggtgttgTTCGATGTTGTGGTGCAGACAGCTTTGATAGATATGTACATGAAATGTGGGCGTTTGGACCTCGCCATGATGATCTTTGAAAGCATGGCTGAGAAGAGTGTGGTCACTTGGAATGTGATGATCGTTGGACTTGGAACTCATGGTTACGGTCTGGATGCCGTCATGCTTTTCCATCGAATGGAAGCTGAAGCAGCACCCATGGATGATCTTAGCGTACTTGCCGTGCTGACTGCTTGCACGCATGCTGGGTTGGTCTCGGAGGGTTTAGGGATATTTCACAGAATGAGGAAGGATTTCGGGATAGATCCCAAGGTAGAACATTATGGTGCATTGGTTGATCTCCTTGGCCGCTCTGGACGCTTGGATCAGGCTAGGCATGCTATAGAGACAATGCCCATGGAACCAACTCCAGAATTGTGGGGATCTCTTCTTGCTGCCTGCCGAAGCCATAGGTGTGTTGAGCTGGCTGAACTATCAGTTGAACGTCTTGCAAATCTTGGAGCTGATGACTCTGGAGTCTATGTTCTTCTGTCAAATATCTATGCTGATGAAGGGATGTGGGAGGATGTTTTGAAGATTAGGAAATTGATGAGTGCTGAAGGGATGAAAAAGGATATTGGACGGAGTGTGATTGAAGTGGATGGAGAAATACATGAGTTTGTGAACGGAGGTAGTTCACATCTTTGTAAGGATGAAATATACTCAACGCTGTGGAGTTTGTCTAACACAGCAGCATCTACTTGA